In a single window of the Bacillus clarus genome:
- a CDS encoding DUF3961 domain-containing protein produces MFAKLNGYFGLDTTSDRTWFYGVFGVGGSLYAIDMFIAYVL; encoded by the coding sequence ATGTTCGCAAAGCTAAACGGTTACTTTGGTCTTGATACCACATCTGACCGCACTTGGTTTTACGGTGTTTTTGGCGTAGGCGGGTCGTTATACGCCATCGATATGTTCATTGCTTATGT
- a CDS encoding helix-turn-helix domain-containing protein: protein MIFTLGQTLNELGITKNKLAVEAKIRHNTISDLVNGDASSIRMDTLQSIIDTLNVFATENGIDKVYGIKDVVKHEKDV from the coding sequence ATGATATTTACATTAGGGCAAACGTTGAATGAGCTCGGAATTACGAAGAATAAACTAGCGGTGGAAGCAAAGATTCGTCACAATACTATTAGTGACTTAGTAAATGGGGATGCAAGTTCTATCCGAATGGATACGTTACAATCAATAATTGATACATTAAACGTATTTGCTACAGAAAATGGAATCGATAAAGTTTACGGAATTAAAGATGTTGTGAAACATGAGAAGGACGTCTAG
- a CDS encoding TIGR04197 family type VII secretion effector translates to MGQFQSNFQAAQQIATQMRAASDTIQSATNRSITKATRTTLSVNSKAQEANQQVLDLTKQFSAAFQQAVDNIHSVANEFERMDNELQNNFR, encoded by the coding sequence ATGGGACAATTTCAAAGTAATTTTCAAGCGGCACAACAAATCGCTACGCAGATGAGAGCAGCTTCGGATACCATCCAAAGTGCGACAAATCGTTCTATAACAAAGGCGACACGTACAACACTATCTGTTAACTCAAAAGCACAAGAAGCGAATCAACAAGTTTTAGATTTAACGAAACAATTTTCTGCTGCTTTTCAACAAGCGGTTGATAATATTCATTCGGTAGCTAACGAGTTTGAGAGAATGGATAACGAACTTCAAAATAATTTTCGCTAA
- a CDS encoding DUF3958 family protein produces MSQDIEKQINQLNQKLRSVFEEQNRNQSAIQTQEQVAEDFHVWKNQNHRLFDRILGTWHRDRELSLFFMNMSQDAQHIERKLTFELENQKETLLKEKRNLSDLENDLYYQKQNLAKEVNS; encoded by the coding sequence ATGAGTCAAGATATTGAAAAACAAATCAATCAATTAAATCAAAAATTACGAAGTGTATTTGAAGAACAGAATCGGAATCAATCTGCGATTCAAACACAGGAACAAGTAGCAGAAGATTTTCATGTATGGAAAAATCAAAATCATCGTTTGTTTGACCGTATTTTAGGAACTTGGCATAGAGATAGAGAACTGTCATTGTTTTTTATGAATATGAGTCAAGATGCACAACACATTGAGCGAAAACTTACATTTGAATTGGAAAATCAAAAAGAAACATTGCTTAAGGAAAAACGAAATCTTAGTGACTTAGAAAATGACCTTTACTATCAAAAACAGAATCTAGCAAAGGAGGTCAATTCATGA
- a CDS encoding EndoU domain-containing protein, producing the protein MSLNMYLGEVHTQTQSMNAVCTATIQGMEQAIQSIDAFAVDTVLQGQTYSSAKAFFVQTFRPLAQGIIYLCEELIHQNDAFPSQFQSQVATTDVIEQEILEQMRGINRTKASMEGISNVLPSMQAMVNIFDEMERKLHEKLEHLYQFDYNSSSNYDTAIQLASSIVQGLAEVQSGKGFSLASGTFSTQGLNMDWAAPIQEIIAKREAEWFSSQGVEDFGQSDFMKNDKSRLDQFKEGWQIGSGRGIGDEIEGFKALSDKETWEDMAYAALHPFNTLRTMCNALSDSYIKNVKNGDFEDAVIWFSYGATQFATGALFDKGIGKIPTVLKGSRFEKVKEVKVPRIQQTFTNLADSLSLENRLAFADTNGLNLKSFDNPMFNEAKDTFLFFDKYKSHPNSIYKNNATVEHIFHGNINKEGKAGGYHHQSMMGDGEILRIIRPKNQHGIYEAKVIVNGVPKGPTSTFFPDEWSRLEVLKSIETAYNNRSYTGKGNRYIGTTSQGIQIMLFIDKSTNRIISAFPIY; encoded by the coding sequence ATGAGTTTGAATATGTATCTAGGGGAAGTACATACGCAAACACAAAGCATGAACGCTGTATGTACCGCTACGATTCAAGGTATGGAACAAGCTATTCAGTCGATTGATGCTTTTGCAGTTGATACTGTTCTACAAGGACAAACATATAGCAGTGCAAAAGCATTTTTTGTACAAACCTTTCGTCCTTTAGCACAAGGAATCATTTACTTATGTGAAGAATTAATCCATCAGAATGATGCCTTTCCAAGTCAATTTCAATCACAGGTTGCTACAACGGATGTTATTGAGCAAGAAATATTAGAACAAATGCGAGGAATTAACCGAACAAAAGCATCCATGGAAGGAATTAGTAATGTCCTTCCATCTATGCAAGCTATGGTAAATATTTTCGATGAGATGGAACGAAAACTACACGAAAAGTTGGAACATCTGTATCAATTTGATTATAATTCTAGTAGTAATTATGATACAGCAATCCAATTAGCTTCGAGTATCGTGCAAGGTCTTGCGGAAGTTCAAAGCGGGAAAGGTTTTAGCCTCGCATCAGGAACATTTAGTACGCAAGGGTTGAATATGGATTGGGCAGCCCCTATTCAAGAAATTATAGCAAAGCGGGAAGCAGAATGGTTTTCCAGTCAAGGGGTTGAAGATTTTGGTCAGTCTGACTTCATGAAAAATGACAAGTCTAGATTAGATCAATTTAAAGAAGGATGGCAAATCGGTTCTGGACGAGGTATTGGAGACGAAATCGAAGGTTTTAAAGCATTGAGTGACAAGGAAACGTGGGAAGATATGGCGTATGCTGCATTGCACCCTTTTAATACCCTTAGAACCATGTGTAATGCCCTTTCAGATTCATATATTAAGAATGTAAAAAATGGCGATTTTGAAGATGCTGTAATATGGTTCAGTTACGGTGCAACACAATTCGCAACAGGTGCACTTTTTGATAAAGGTATTGGTAAAATCCCAACAGTGTTAAAAGGATCCAGATTCGAAAAAGTAAAGGAAGTCAAAGTACCACGTATACAACAAACTTTTACAAATTTAGCTGATAGTTTAAGCTTAGAAAATCGACTGGCGTTTGCCGATACTAATGGACTTAACTTAAAGTCTTTCGATAATCCTATGTTTAATGAAGCTAAGGATACTTTTTTATTCTTCGATAAATATAAGTCTCATCCAAATTCTATTTATAAAAATAATGCTACTGTTGAACATATCTTTCATGGGAATATAAATAAAGAAGGGAAAGCTGGTGGATATCATCATCAAAGTATGATGGGTGACGGAGAAATTTTGAGGATTATTAGACCTAAAAATCAACATGGAATATATGAAGCAAAGGTAATAGTTAATGGTGTACCAAAAGGACCAACTTCCACGTTTTTCCCCGACGAATGGAGTAGATTAGAAGTATTAAAATCCATTGAGACAGCATATAATAATAGATCATACACAGGTAAAGGAAATAGATATATTGGCACAACATCGCAGGGAATACAGATTATGCTTTTTATTGATAAATCTACCAATCGAATTATTTCGGCATTTCCAATCTATTAA
- a CDS encoding peptidoglycan recognition protein family protein — MKRFTKLLISMATVMVVFFSFMGGAFADALTINRMLIPDLPKQAYRYGVGAYEGVVAHSTATPEAPAINIRNYEARTWRNAFVHFAVDWNETIQIADTRYIAYGAGPYANKRFVHVELSETSDPIKFQRSYDHYVKLLAQILKDGGLTVEQGLWTHEDVTRKLGGTDHEDPRDYLASHGVSMAQFREDVQKAYGNNYGGTIVNNTPSEAPNIVKQASGIAYVEGTNVNLRKGPGTNYGVLRKLQHGEAYKVFAEKDGWLNLGGDQWMKCDPSYIRYAQSEASRTNVTGKRVVSKVNDLNFYTKATWDNSYVAGTVDAGFGFTIDARVNVDGYPQYRVHNSKGVTYYITASDVYVNVK; from the coding sequence ATGAAACGTTTTACTAAACTATTAATCTCTATGGCTACCGTAATGGTAGTCTTTTTTTCGTTCATGGGTGGAGCGTTTGCCGATGCGTTAACGATTAACCGCATGCTCATTCCGGACTTACCGAAACAAGCATACCGTTACGGAGTCGGTGCGTATGAAGGGGTCGTAGCTCACTCGACCGCTACTCCAGAAGCGCCCGCTATTAATATCCGAAACTATGAAGCTCGTACATGGCGTAATGCTTTCGTTCACTTCGCGGTAGACTGGAACGAAACAATTCAAATCGCAGATACGCGCTATATCGCATACGGTGCGGGTCCTTACGCAAATAAACGCTTCGTCCACGTTGAGTTATCCGAAACTAGCGATCCGATTAAGTTCCAACGCTCTTATGACCACTATGTTAAATTACTAGCGCAAATCTTAAAAGATGGCGGTTTAACGGTAGAACAAGGTTTATGGACTCACGAAGACGTAACTCGTAAACTAGGTGGAACTGACCACGAAGACCCACGTGATTATTTAGCGTCTCATGGCGTATCTATGGCGCAATTTAGAGAAGACGTACAGAAAGCATACGGCAACAACTACGGTGGTACTATCGTAAATAATACGCCTTCGGAAGCGCCTAACATAGTAAAACAAGCAAGCGGCATTGCATATGTCGAAGGGACTAACGTTAACTTACGCAAAGGTCCAGGTACTAATTACGGCGTATTACGTAAATTACAACATGGTGAGGCGTATAAAGTGTTCGCTGAAAAAGACGGTTGGTTAAACCTAGGTGGCGACCAATGGATGAAGTGTGATCCGTCTTATATTCGTTATGCTCAAAGCGAAGCGTCAAGAACTAACGTAACCGGCAAACGTGTCGTATCGAAGGTAAACGACTTGAACTTTTACACGAAAGCTACGTGGGATAATTCGTATGTAGCCGGTACAGTTGACGCAGGATTCGGATTTACTATCGACGCAAGGGTAAATGTAGATGGATATCCGCAATACCGAGTGCATAATTCGAAAGGTGTAACGTACTATATTACGGCTAGTGATGTGTATGTAAATGTGAAGTAA
- a CDS encoding BhlA/UviB family holin-like peptide, which translates to MPEEIFKLALSQGLLAVLFVWLFFDSRKESKEREGKYQLVIEKNQEVIEEQAKAFGSLSKDVTEIKQILNTKEDVK; encoded by the coding sequence ATGCCGGAAGAAATCTTTAAATTAGCGTTATCACAAGGACTCTTAGCAGTCCTTTTTGTTTGGCTATTTTTCGATTCACGTAAAGAGAGTAAAGAGCGCGAGGGTAAATACCAGTTGGTAATCGAGAAGAACCAAGAGGTAATCGAAGAGCAAGCGAAAGCTTTCGGTTCGCTATCGAAAGATGTAACGGAAATCAAACAGATTTTAAATACGAAGGAGGACGTAAAATGA
- a CDS encoding phage tail spike protein, with the protein MRTPSGILHVVDFKTEQIVSTIQSKDYWDDKRHWEIKNNIDTLEFKVFDNTDHAATLMQQNLVLKEVRDGCIVPYVITEVEKDSDDRSVTTYVSGEWVLLAKSGVIKPQRIESRTVNEFIDMALVGKKWKRGRTEYAGFHTMTIDEFIDPLKFLRDIASLFELEIQYRAEVVGNQIVGRYVDMVKKRGRETGKEVTLGKDLVGIKRMENSQNICTALVGFVKGEGDKIITVESINNGIPYIVDNDAFQRWNERGQHKFGFYTPETENQNMSSQRLMTLMKTELRKRVNSSVSYEVNAQSIGRVFGLAHELINEGDTIRIKDTGFTPKLYLEARAIAGDESFTDPTQDKYVFGDYREIVDANEELRKLYNKILASLGDKQVLLDKLDELIKETSEAANNAQKESQAAKELAEKVQENLKNYQTTIIESKTAPTTGLEAGKTLWHDISNGKPGILKIWKGAEWEVLIPDYGKDVKELDERTAKFETSMNGLTSDVNQLSITTTEQGKQIFEANNKIEQTSQKLEAKIDIKQVEDYVGGIGVTNDLRNTRFVQGTKYWSSAVSFFVDNNETYRGDSSLKLSVSGNTSNTYRNITSNRVPVSPGENVVVSAYFKTKNIAEHEGQKIRMVAVFWKSDGTQLEAGVNDFTLPNDTWIRQEFTKVVPPDAAQVAFRAYVIRNGTLWMAHPMLQKATKASSYIENPNDMVDKDKIMEDLADKVATEKYNQKVTELERSITANADGVTIISQKHETFVNETFDAYVKQTGSKLQVLDEGILLEVKKGNIISAINQTAEKITIDVAKLNINADTIVKWLTTEGINTNFISVRGDKITIDKNGVTVKMLDFLYEDERGMKTTVMSKRNLIADHDFSSVTKKNIGNTDYSGFEGGYGLPWRANGNVVIEKTTHVFDYEQMVNAARIDMYNYPETTVKNGIHPGNIYTLSAHFRCAMINGNRVTARPQLHICYVTYRDNIHYDIWQETKLSFDAPSTFYGDIQRRAFTFTVPTGYKPSEHAIVIKVESADADIRQGTAICVSGVTLVSGKYASMYDWDRAAAERADGIQPFNMIAVGGINNTIGPSADGQTLDIQTEKEVKFYTNIRATQGVNLGGNAFQSWGHIRFTDGSHGIGYYANNSNGWHFNALG; encoded by the coding sequence ATGAGAACACCTAGCGGAATACTTCATGTCGTGGATTTTAAAACAGAGCAAATAGTTTCTACTATTCAATCTAAAGATTATTGGGATGATAAACGACATTGGGAAATCAAAAACAACATCGATACTTTAGAGTTTAAAGTATTTGATAACACCGACCATGCGGCTACACTTATGCAACAAAATTTAGTTTTGAAGGAAGTAAGAGACGGGTGTATTGTTCCGTACGTTATCACAGAAGTGGAAAAAGATTCTGATGATAGATCAGTTACTACGTATGTATCTGGAGAATGGGTTCTACTAGCGAAATCGGGTGTTATAAAACCTCAACGAATAGAAAGTAGAACAGTTAACGAATTTATCGATATGGCTCTCGTAGGAAAAAAGTGGAAGCGTGGCAGAACGGAATATGCGGGATTTCATACGATGACAATTGATGAATTTATTGACCCGCTCAAGTTTTTGAGAGACATCGCTTCTTTATTCGAATTAGAAATTCAATACCGAGCTGAAGTGGTTGGTAATCAAATCGTTGGGCGTTATGTAGATATGGTCAAAAAGCGTGGTCGAGAAACCGGTAAAGAAGTAACTCTCGGTAAAGATTTAGTCGGAATCAAACGTATGGAAAACTCTCAAAACATCTGTACAGCACTTGTAGGTTTCGTAAAAGGTGAGGGTGACAAGATAATTACGGTAGAGAGCATTAACAACGGAATTCCTTATATCGTTGATAACGATGCATTTCAACGTTGGAATGAGCGTGGTCAACATAAATTCGGATTCTATACTCCAGAGACTGAAAATCAAAACATGTCTTCGCAACGTTTGATGACGCTCATGAAAACGGAGCTAAGGAAACGTGTGAATTCTTCCGTTTCTTACGAAGTGAATGCGCAATCTATCGGTCGTGTATTCGGGCTAGCTCACGAGTTGATTAATGAAGGCGATACAATCCGTATCAAAGATACAGGGTTCACACCGAAATTATATCTTGAAGCACGAGCAATTGCTGGTGACGAATCATTCACTGATCCTACACAAGATAAATACGTATTTGGTGATTATCGTGAAATTGTGGATGCTAACGAAGAATTACGGAAGCTATACAATAAGATTCTTGCTTCGCTAGGTGATAAACAAGTTTTATTAGATAAGTTAGATGAACTTATTAAAGAAACTTCTGAAGCAGCTAATAATGCGCAAAAAGAATCTCAAGCAGCTAAGGAACTAGCAGAAAAAGTACAAGAAAATCTGAAGAATTATCAAACTACTATTATTGAAAGTAAAACAGCACCAACCACAGGATTAGAAGCTGGTAAAACACTCTGGCATGATATTAGCAATGGGAAACCAGGTATCTTAAAAATATGGAAAGGTGCAGAATGGGAAGTACTTATACCTGACTATGGTAAAGATGTAAAAGAACTTGACGAGAGAACTGCTAAATTTGAAACATCAATGAATGGTCTAACAAGTGATGTCAATCAACTATCTATTACTACAACAGAACAAGGCAAACAAATATTTGAAGCTAACAATAAAATTGAACAGACTTCACAAAAGCTTGAAGCTAAAATCGATATTAAACAAGTTGAGGATTATGTGGGTGGAATTGGAGTAACGAATGACCTTCGTAACACTCGTTTCGTGCAAGGGACAAAGTATTGGTCCAGTGCAGTTTCCTTCTTTGTTGATAATAATGAAACGTACCGGGGTGATTCATCTCTCAAACTTTCTGTCAGTGGTAATACATCCAATACTTATCGAAATATAACTTCTAATAGAGTACCTGTTAGCCCTGGTGAAAATGTCGTTGTATCAGCTTATTTTAAAACTAAAAATATAGCTGAACACGAAGGACAGAAGATACGCATGGTTGCTGTCTTTTGGAAAAGCGATGGAACTCAGCTAGAAGCAGGGGTCAATGATTTCACATTACCTAATGATACCTGGATAAGACAAGAATTCACAAAAGTAGTTCCTCCCGATGCGGCTCAAGTGGCATTTAGAGCATATGTTATTCGAAACGGTACTTTGTGGATGGCCCATCCTATGTTACAGAAAGCAACTAAGGCGAGTTCTTACATCGAAAATCCAAATGACATGGTTGATAAAGATAAAATCATGGAGGATTTGGCTGACAAGGTAGCGACTGAAAAATACAATCAAAAAGTTACTGAGTTAGAAAGAAGTATTACCGCAAATGCAGACGGCGTTACAATTATCTCCCAAAAACACGAAACTTTTGTGAACGAGACTTTTGATGCCTATGTCAAGCAAACAGGATCTAAGTTACAGGTGTTAGATGAAGGCATTCTACTAGAAGTTAAAAAAGGAAATATTATTTCGGCGATTAACCAAACTGCTGAGAAGATTACGATTGATGTTGCAAAATTAAATATCAATGCCGATACAATTGTAAAATGGCTTACAACAGAAGGAATCAATACAAATTTCATTTCAGTCCGAGGCGACAAGATTACCATTGATAAAAATGGTGTAACAGTTAAAATGCTTGATTTCCTCTACGAAGATGAACGAGGAATGAAAACAACCGTTATGTCTAAACGAAATCTAATAGCAGACCATGATTTTTCTAGTGTTACAAAGAAAAATATCGGGAACACTGATTATTCGGGATTTGAGGGTGGCTATGGTCTTCCGTGGAGGGCAAACGGAAATGTAGTTATCGAAAAAACTACACACGTTTTTGATTATGAACAAATGGTGAATGCAGCACGAATAGACATGTATAACTATCCTGAAACAACTGTTAAAAACGGAATACATCCAGGTAATATTTATACATTATCAGCACACTTTCGTTGCGCCATGATTAATGGAAATAGGGTAACAGCTAGACCTCAACTGCACATTTGTTATGTGACGTATAGAGATAATATTCATTATGACATATGGCAGGAAACAAAACTTTCATTCGATGCACCTAGTACTTTTTATGGTGATATCCAGCGCAGAGCATTTACTTTTACAGTACCAACAGGTTATAAGCCAAGTGAACACGCTATTGTTATAAAAGTGGAGTCTGCAGATGCCGACATTAGACAAGGAACAGCAATTTGTGTGTCAGGTGTAACCTTAGTTAGTGGTAAATATGCATCTATGTATGATTGGGATAGAGCAGCAGCAGAAAGAGCAGACGGCATTCAGCCTTTCAACATGATTGCGGTAGGCGGCATAAATAATACCATAGGTCCATCAGCAGACGGGCAAACATTAGATATACAGACAGAAAAAGAAGTTAAGTTCTATACTAATATTAGAGCAACTCAAGGTGTTAACCTTGGTGGAAATGCTTTTCAAAGTTGGGGGCATATTCGTTTTACGGATGGCAGCCATGGTATAGGATATTACGCCAATAACTCAAATGGTTGGCATTTTAATGCTTTAGGATAG
- a CDS encoding distal tail protein Dit → MLVFNGINLEEYFEKKYEQGFFMVNDIRGRGILSDEVNKLTVPNRPGSYYLGKRTPERVMEVDFSLKGVSLFELRKRIDELNGLLHTDEPVEITFTDEPDLVYYGIKESVEEKLEKSNIHQATISLLCPMPYKLGKEKTVNFNLDGRGFITNVQNKGSVASNPIFEIEVEKPSTFLDVWNGLDYFRIGYPLKVDQIPVERNQRVMWDEMSTTIGWTNVAQTEDMTGGGKFKVDVGSRLVPEYLGEPTVKGWHGAIAKKNIPQSPLQDFIMQAYVGLKSLHWDQMGRVEIGLLDENSDYVARISMSDVQWEAEQNSGFASVGNRKKPGGQVFINETGDHPNTWNQYRGRLWLARTGNRWEAYISRFKDGTEIDDSERFVVWIDENNVNMNKVAQVQISICQFSNNMFSQNMSIDDLKIWKVNMNTQSNPPYIFDVGDKVIIDTERSLVTINGKNAINLKDIFSDFPIINKGLNTLEIMPSTVGIAKVTYRERYR, encoded by the coding sequence TTGCTAGTTTTTAACGGAATAAATCTAGAGGAATATTTCGAGAAGAAATACGAGCAAGGATTTTTTATGGTTAACGATATAAGAGGTCGAGGGATTTTGAGCGATGAGGTCAATAAGTTAACGGTACCAAACCGTCCAGGTTCATACTATTTAGGTAAAAGGACTCCCGAGAGAGTGATGGAGGTAGACTTCTCTCTTAAGGGAGTCTCTCTTTTTGAATTAAGAAAACGGATAGACGAACTAAATGGCTTGTTACATACGGATGAGCCGGTAGAAATCACGTTCACAGATGAACCTGACTTAGTATATTACGGGATTAAAGAATCGGTAGAAGAGAAGCTAGAAAAATCAAACATCCACCAAGCAACAATTTCGCTACTTTGTCCAATGCCTTATAAATTAGGAAAAGAAAAGACGGTTAACTTTAATTTAGATGGTCGTGGGTTTATAACGAATGTTCAAAATAAAGGTAGTGTAGCATCTAATCCCATTTTCGAAATTGAAGTGGAAAAACCTTCTACATTTTTAGATGTATGGAATGGACTGGATTATTTCCGTATTGGATATCCGCTAAAGGTTGACCAGATTCCAGTAGAGCGGAATCAACGTGTAATGTGGGATGAAATGTCTACTACTATTGGATGGACAAATGTGGCGCAAACCGAGGATATGACAGGTGGAGGTAAATTTAAAGTAGACGTTGGTTCTAGACTTGTTCCTGAATATCTAGGCGAACCTACAGTAAAAGGATGGCACGGTGCTATTGCTAAAAAGAATATTCCACAAAGTCCATTACAAGACTTCATCATGCAAGCTTACGTTGGATTAAAAAGTCTTCACTGGGATCAAATGGGACGTGTTGAAATCGGTCTTCTTGATGAAAATAGCGATTATGTCGCTCGTATATCTATGAGTGATGTTCAATGGGAAGCGGAGCAGAATAGCGGATTTGCCTCTGTTGGAAATAGAAAAAAGCCAGGCGGTCAAGTGTTTATCAATGAGACAGGTGACCATCCTAACACATGGAATCAATACAGAGGTCGATTGTGGTTAGCACGAACAGGAAACCGATGGGAAGCTTACATTTCAAGATTTAAAGATGGTACGGAAATTGATGATTCTGAACGATTTGTAGTATGGATAGATGAAAACAACGTCAATATGAATAAAGTGGCACAAGTTCAAATCAGTATCTGTCAATTCTCTAACAATATGTTCTCACAAAATATGAGTATCGATGATTTGAAAATTTGGAAAGTCAATATGAACACGCAAAGTAATCCTCCTTATATTTTTGATGTTGGCGATAAAGTAATCATTGATACAGAGCGAAGTCTTGTAACGATAAACGGAAAAAATGCTATTAATCTAAAAGATATTTTCAGTGATTTTCCGATTATAAACAAAGGACTAAACACACTAGAAATTATGCCTTCAACTGTCGGAATAGCCAAAGTAACGTATAGGGAGCGATATAGATGA